A window of Aliarcobacter trophiarum LMG 25534 contains these coding sequences:
- a CDS encoding RNA recognition motif domain-containing protein, with product MNIYVGNLSYKMSDKDLEAVFAKFGAVKSAKIIMDRETNRSKGFAFVEMEDAAAGNAAIEALNGKETDGRTLRVNEAKPKEDKPRDSRPRRSF from the coding sequence ATGAACATTTACGTTGGGAATTTATCGTATAAAATGAGCGATAAAGATTTAGAAGCAGTTTTTGCTAAATTTGGTGCAGTTAAAAGTGCAAAAATTATCATGGATAGAGAGACAAATAGATCAAAAGGTTTTGCATTTGTTGAAATGGAAGATGCTGCTGCTGGAAATGCTGCTATTGAAGCTCTAAACGGTAAAGAAACTGATGGTAGAACTTTAAGAGTAAACGAAGCTAAGCCAAAAGAGGACAAGCCAAGAGATAGCAGACCTAGAAGAAGTTTCTAA
- a CDS encoding response regulator transcription factor: protein MKILLLEDDLILNEILEEHLSNQNHKIITSFSYDEAIKHLYSQTFDLLLLDVNVPNKNGFELLKELRKNSIKTPAIFITSLNMVEDMQKGFDSGCDDYIKKPFELKELDLRINNIKRLFNIDINKEIQLNKKIVLDIEKQQIIKDDIWQNLTKKEFEILLYLYNNRAKTISIDEIINNVYSYEDSINDSTIRTYIKNLRKLLGDEMILNIRGAGYRLNI, encoded by the coding sequence ATGAAAATCCTACTTCTTGAAGATGATTTAATATTAAATGAGATTCTAGAAGAACATCTTTCAAACCAAAATCACAAAATTATTACAAGCTTTTCTTATGATGAAGCTATAAAACACTTATATTCACAAACTTTTGATTTACTTTTACTAGATGTAAATGTACCAAATAAGAATGGTTTTGAACTCCTAAAAGAGCTTAGAAAAAATAGTATAAAAACTCCAGCAATATTTATAACATCTTTAAATATGGTAGAAGATATGCAAAAAGGTTTTGATAGTGGATGTGATGATTATATTAAAAAACCTTTTGAGTTAAAAGAGCTAGATTTACGAATCAACAATATAAAAAGGCTTTTTAATATAGATATAAATAAAGAAATCCAACTTAATAAAAAGATAGTTTTAGATATAGAGAAGCAACAGATAATTAAGGATGATATTTGGCAGAACTTAACAAAGAAAGAGTTTGAAATACTTTTATATCTATACAATAACAGAGCAAAAACTATTAGTATAGATGAGATAATAAACAATGTTTATAGCTATGAAGATAGTATAAATGATAGTACAATAAGAACATATATAAAAAATCTTAGAAAACTTTTGGGAGATGAGATGATTTTAAATATAAGAGGAGCTGGTTATAGACTTAACATCTAG
- a CDS encoding sensor histidine kinase — translation MQNTLSKVSNEIIVSHMNQFKFDKDKYILNDSYKISFYDKNRELLFGSIDEKLENTLGFIHKKDSLKLIDNSTVGHLGIWYIALEDFSFSSKLNSLKYQIIFIFLFVYSIISIVGVYLAKLFLKPINDERVRLNNFIKDTTHELNTPISAIVMSSSSENINEKQLERIKFSANRVSEIYKDLTFLFLEDKIEKKLENLELSKIIKEQIDSFEPIFSRKKLNIIIKLEEFSFYINNDDFIRLFNNLFSNAVKYNNIGGFIEVELKNKSLSIKDNGIGIEESKLDDIFKRFFRATNQSGGFGLGLNIVDKICKKYNLKLEIRSIENKETTFKIFF, via the coding sequence ATGCAAAATACTCTTTCAAAAGTTTCTAATGAAATAATTGTTTCGCATATGAATCAATTTAAATTTGATAAAGATAAATATATTTTAAATGATAGCTATAAAATCTCTTTTTATGATAAAAACAGAGAACTTCTTTTTGGTTCAATAGATGAAAAGCTAGAGAATACTCTAGGTTTTATACATAAAAAAGATAGTTTAAAACTAATTGATAACTCTACAGTTGGACATTTAGGCATCTGGTATATAGCTTTAGAAGATTTTTCTTTTAGTTCAAAATTAAATAGCTTAAAGTATCAAATCATATTTATATTTTTATTTGTTTATTCAATTATTTCTATAGTTGGAGTATATTTAGCAAAACTATTTTTAAAACCCATAAATGATGAAAGAGTTAGATTAAATAACTTTATAAAAGATACAACTCATGAGTTAAACACTCCAATAAGTGCCATAGTAATGTCAAGTAGCAGTGAAAATATAAATGAGAAACAGCTAGAAAGAATAAAGTTTAGTGCAAATAGAGTAAGTGAGATCTATAAAGATTTAACCTTTCTTTTTTTAGAAGATAAAATAGAAAAAAAGCTAGAAAACTTAGAACTTTCAAAGATTATAAAAGAGCAAATAGATAGCTTTGAACCAATATTCTCAAGAAAAAAACTAAATATTATAATAAAGCTTGAAGAGTTTAGTTTTTATATAAATAATGATGATTTTATAAGACTGTTTAATAACCTTTTTTCAAATGCAGTCAAATACAACAATATTGGTGGCTTTATAGAAGTAGAGTTAAAAAACAAATCATTAAGCATCAAAGATAACGGAATAGGAATAGAAGAATCTAAACTAGATGATATTTTTAAAAGATTCTTTAGAGCAACAAACCAAAGTGGTGGTTTTGGTTTAGGATTAAATATTGTTGACAAAATCTGTAAAAAGTATAATTTAAAACTAGAGATACGCTCTATAGAAAATAAAGAGACTACATTTAAAATATTTTTCTAA
- a CDS encoding efflux RND transporter periplasmic adaptor subunit — MKKLLLFLIFTILNLSAEQIDAKQLFNIEKIKAKKTSYIDTKEYYGITKLNEEKTIDIVSRFDGYITNLNANKNYMSIKKGEELYSIYSKEIANLQNELKIVKDIDETLYKKSYQKLLSYDIQNAKFSNNNLVISSPISGIITQKNINNKSFVESGKTIFTISSLDNIWFIATIYQEDLKFIKENLNAKINIDGFDKTFIAKVDFIYPIFNENKTIDVRFVLENKDSKIYPAMFGKVRIEISKDEIITLPKTAIIKKDSGYFVFIPKEDGSFTPKKIEAKRLDSNLYEVISGLNLDEEVINNSLFLYDADAMTNRLYDANSDEEW; from the coding sequence ATGAAAAAACTACTACTTTTTTTAATTTTTACTATATTAAATCTTAGTGCAGAACAAATTGATGCAAAACAACTATTTAATATAGAAAAAATTAAAGCAAAGAAAACAAGTTATATAGATACAAAAGAGTATTATGGAATTACAAAATTAAATGAAGAAAAAACTATTGATATTGTAAGTAGATTTGATGGATATATTACTAATTTAAATGCAAATAAAAATTATATGAGTATAAAAAAAGGTGAAGAGCTTTATAGTATCTATTCAAAAGAGATAGCAAATTTACAAAATGAGTTAAAGATAGTTAAAGATATAGATGAAACTCTATATAAAAAAAGTTATCAAAAGCTATTAAGCTATGATATACAAAATGCGAAATTTTCAAATAATAATCTAGTTATTAGCTCCCCTATTTCTGGAATAATCACACAAAAAAATATAAATAATAAAAGCTTTGTTGAGAGTGGAAAAACCATATTTACAATCTCATCTTTGGATAATATTTGGTTTATTGCTACTATTTATCAAGAAGATTTAAAATTTATAAAAGAGAATCTTAATGCAAAGATAAATATAGATGGCTTTGATAAAACCTTTATAGCAAAAGTTGATTTCATATACCCTATTTTTAATGAGAATAAAACTATTGATGTAAGATTTGTTTTGGAAAATAAAGATTCTAAAATTTATCCAGCTATGTTTGGAAAAGTAAGAATAGAGATTAGCAAAGATGAGATTATAACTCTTCCAAAAACAGCTATTATAAAAAAAGATAGTGGCTATTTTGTATTTATCCCAAAAGAAGATGGCTCTTTTACTCCTAAGAAAATAGAAGCTAAAAGACTAGATAGTAATCTTTATGAGGTAATTAGTGGGCTTAATTTAGATGAAGAGGTGATAAATAACTCCCTGTTTTTATATGATGCAGATGCTATGACAAATAGATTGTATGATGCAAATAGTGATGAGGAGTGGTAG
- the rlmN gene encoding 23S rRNA (adenine(2503)-C(2))-methyltransferase RlmN has protein sequence MAKFDEISIYDYTLEELKERLKPSFRAKQVYNWLYKKYAKSYDEMKNLPKDLIEDLKTNYPLDVMQIVKKEQSSDGSIKYLFKLRDNLTVEAVLLLMKDKKLDEDGQIVRSEKYTVCISSQVGCKVGCSFCLTAKGGFVRNLTVGEYIAQIIHIKRDNEIAENKALNIVYMGMGEPLDNFDNFVKAVEIFSELDGLAISRRRQTVSTSGIASKIKKLGEKDLQIQLAISLHAVDDELRSELIPMNKAYNIASIIEAVKAFPVDTRKKVMFEYLVIKDKNDSLDAAKKLVKLLDGIQAKVNLIYFNPYPGTTYQRPLEQDMIKFKDFLNSKSVICTIRESKGLDISAACGQLREKEIKKD, from the coding sequence GTGGCAAAATTTGATGAAATATCAATCTATGATTACACATTAGAAGAGTTAAAAGAGAGATTAAAGCCTTCGTTTCGCGCAAAACAGGTATATAATTGGTTATATAAAAAATATGCAAAATCTTATGATGAGATGAAAAACCTTCCAAAAGATTTGATTGAAGATTTAAAAACAAATTATCCACTTGATGTAATGCAAATTGTAAAAAAAGAGCAAAGTAGTGATGGAAGTATAAAATATCTTTTTAAACTAAGAGATAATCTTACAGTTGAAGCTGTTTTACTCTTGATGAAAGATAAAAAATTAGACGAAGATGGACAAATTGTAAGAAGTGAAAAATATACAGTTTGTATCTCAAGTCAAGTTGGATGTAAAGTTGGTTGTAGCTTCTGTCTTACAGCAAAAGGTGGATTTGTAAGGAATTTAACAGTTGGAGAGTATATAGCACAAATTATACATATAAAAAGAGACAATGAAATAGCTGAAAACAAAGCTTTAAATATTGTTTATATGGGAATGGGTGAACCACTTGATAATTTTGATAATTTTGTAAAAGCTGTTGAAATATTTTCAGAACTTGATGGATTAGCAATTAGTAGAAGAAGACAAACTGTCTCAACATCTGGAATTGCAAGTAAGATTAAGAAACTTGGAGAAAAAGATTTACAAATTCAACTAGCTATTTCTCTTCATGCTGTTGATGATGAATTAAGAAGTGAACTAATTCCTATGAATAAAGCATATAACATTGCAAGTATAATTGAAGCAGTTAAAGCATTTCCAGTTGATACTAGAAAAAAAGTTATGTTTGAGTATTTGGTTATAAAAGATAAAAATGATAGTTTAGATGCTGCTAAAAAACTTGTAAAACTTCTTGATGGAATACAAGCAAAAGTAAATCTAATCTATTTTAACCCATATCCAGGTACGACTTATCAAAGACCACTTGAACAAGATATGATAAAATTTAAAGATTTTCTAAATAGTAAAAGTGTTATTTGTACAATAAGAGAGTCAAAAGGTTTAGATATTAGTGCTGCATGTGGGCAACTAAGAGAAAAAGAGATTAAAAAGGATTAA
- a CDS encoding efflux RND transporter permease subunit — MVEKIIDLSVKNRFVVLFIFFLLSFASIIAIKNTNLDAIPDLSANQVIIEVEWANQSAKTIEEQISYPLISNLMSLPNIETIRAMSSFSNSMIYIIFKDGVDLYDARSRILEQLSTLQGTFPSLAKVKLGPDASGVGWAYQYALKSNSKSLDELRTLQDYFYKFALLGVDGVSEVATIGGFVRSYEITLNQDKLVQYDISIKELKDAITMNNNDSGARVILENGYENIISARAYLKSKKDIEEITIKTLNNTPLKIKDVASINLTSLDRRGVAELNGEGEVVGGIVVTRYKTNVYSTIQKVKEKLKTLHIEDVEVVEVYDRTSLIDAAIDTLKRTLVEESIIVMIIVGLFLLHFRSALIIIITLPLTVLISFLLMKLFGIGSNIMSLGGIAIAIGAMVDATIVMVENAHKHLQGKENISEEERFRVIIESAKQVGRPIFFALLLIVVSFLPIFALSGQEGKLFSPLAFTKTFAMLGGAIISITLVPILMLYFIKGKIVSEDKNILNNFFIKIYSPLLKLSLKLKYLILTIFFFILFLGIYTYSKQKWEFMPTLNEATFMYMPVTPYGIGTNLARELAQKTNMVIKSFPEVENSFAKAGRAATATDPAPLAMLETIITFKPQSQWRDGMTYKKLIDEMDKKLQIKGLINTWTYPIKGRIDMLLTGIRTPLGIKLYGKDLQILQEESSKIENILKTHEGTMSVSADKINQGYYLNIKIDEESLSRYGINKDDILENLSIGVGAEQLTLFLDNLERYPISIRYQAEQRESLEALENLQIKTNLGFKPLKTFAVLNYEESPSIIQSEKALKVAYIYISPKTSYSIDEYKIKANMLLKDFKLPSGYYFEWSGQSEFLKHAMDKLLLIIPLVLVFIFILIYMALKNLKYTLIIFFTLPFALSGGLFYIDFLGFNLSIAVIVGFMALLGVAAETSIVMMIYLDEAYKKLTNKTKQSIKEAIYQGAVLRLRPKLMTLFAILGGLIPIMYISSVGSEIMQRVAAPMIGGMLSSAFLTLFIIPTIFYIFIEKKAHL, encoded by the coding sequence ATGGTTGAAAAGATAATTGATTTAAGTGTAAAAAACAGATTTGTAGTTCTTTTTATCTTTTTTCTACTTAGTTTTGCTTCTATTATTGCTATAAAAAATACAAATTTAGATGCTATTCCTGATCTCTCTGCAAATCAAGTAATTATTGAAGTTGAGTGGGCAAACCAGAGTGCAAAAACTATTGAAGAACAAATATCTTACCCACTTATTTCAAATCTTATGAGCCTACCTAATATTGAAACAATTAGAGCTATGAGTAGCTTTTCAAACTCTATGATATATATTATTTTTAAAGATGGAGTTGATTTATATGATGCTAGAAGTAGGATTTTAGAACAACTTTCAACTCTTCAAGGAACATTTCCCTCATTAGCAAAGGTAAAACTAGGTCCAGATGCTTCTGGAGTTGGTTGGGCTTATCAATATGCTTTAAAATCAAATAGTAAAAGCCTTGATGAGCTAAGAACCCTACAAGACTATTTTTATAAGTTTGCACTTTTGGGAGTTGATGGAGTTAGTGAAGTTGCAACTATTGGAGGTTTTGTACGAAGTTATGAGATAACTTTAAACCAAGATAAGTTAGTGCAGTATGATATAAGTATAAAAGAGCTAAAAGATGCAATAACTATGAATAACAATGATAGTGGAGCTAGAGTAATACTTGAAAATGGCTACGAAAACATTATTAGTGCAAGAGCATATTTAAAATCTAAAAAAGATATCGAAGAGATTACAATTAAAACTTTAAATAATACTCCATTAAAAATAAAAGATGTGGCATCTATAAACCTTACAAGTCTTGATAGAAGAGGAGTAGCTGAATTAAATGGAGAAGGAGAAGTTGTTGGAGGTATTGTAGTTACTAGATACAAAACTAATGTTTATAGCACAATACAAAAGGTAAAAGAGAAGCTAAAAACTCTACATATTGAAGATGTTGAGGTGGTTGAGGTATATGATAGAACCTCACTAATAGATGCTGCTATTGATACTTTAAAAAGAACCTTAGTTGAAGAATCAATAATTGTTATGATAATTGTTGGATTATTTTTACTCCATTTTAGAAGTGCTTTAATTATAATCATTACTCTTCCTCTAACGGTGCTAATTAGCTTTTTACTTATGAAACTATTTGGTATTGGTTCAAATATTATGAGTTTAGGTGGAATTGCAATAGCAATTGGGGCTATGGTTGATGCAACAATTGTAATGGTAGAAAATGCTCATAAACATCTTCAAGGAAAAGAGAATATTAGTGAAGAAGAGAGATTTAGAGTAATTATTGAATCAGCAAAACAGGTTGGTCGTCCTATATTCTTTGCTCTTTTATTAATAGTTGTATCTTTTTTACCAATTTTTGCCCTTAGTGGACAAGAGGGAAAACTATTCTCTCCACTAGCTTTTACAAAAACTTTTGCAATGCTAGGTGGGGCTATAATCTCTATTACATTAGTTCCTATTTTAATGCTCTATTTTATAAAAGGAAAAATAGTAAGTGAAGATAAAAATATCTTAAATAACTTTTTTATAAAGATATACTCTCCACTTTTAAAACTTAGTTTAAAACTAAAATATTTAATACTTACTATTTTCTTTTTTATTTTGTTTTTGGGAATTTATACATACTCAAAACAAAAGTGGGAATTTATGCCAACACTAAATGAAGCAACATTTATGTATATGCCTGTAACTCCTTATGGTATAGGTACTAATTTAGCACGTGAATTGGCACAAAAGACAAATATGGTAATAAAATCATTCCCTGAAGTAGAAAATAGCTTTGCAAAAGCTGGACGAGCTGCTACTGCAACAGACCCTGCTCCACTAGCAATGCTTGAAACAATCATAACTTTTAAACCTCAATCACAATGGCGAGATGGAATGACATATAAAAAACTAATAGATGAGATGGATAAAAAGCTTCAAATAAAAGGTTTGATTAATACATGGACATACCCTATTAAAGGAAGAATTGATATGTTACTTACAGGTATTAGAACACCTTTAGGAATAAAACTATATGGAAAAGATTTACAAATACTTCAAGAAGAGAGTAGCAAAATAGAGAACATTTTAAAAACTCATGAAGGAACTATGAGTGTTAGTGCTGATAAGATAAATCAAGGTTACTATTTAAATATAAAAATAGATGAAGAGAGCTTAAGTAGATATGGTATAAATAAAGACGATATTTTGGAGAATTTAAGTATTGGAGTTGGAGCAGAACAACTTACACTATTTTTGGATAACTTAGAAAGATATCCAATAAGTATTAGATATCAAGCAGAGCAAAGAGAGAGCTTAGAGGCTTTAGAAAACCTTCAAATAAAGACAAATTTAGGTTTCAAACCTCTTAAAACTTTTGCTGTTTTAAATTATGAAGAGAGCCCTAGTATTATTCAATCTGAAAAGGCTTTAAAAGTTGCATATATCTATATAAGCCCAAAAACAAGCTACTCAATAGATGAGTATAAGATAAAAGCAAATATGCTTTTAAAAGATTTTAAACTTCCAAGTGGTTACTATTTTGAGTGGTCAGGGCAAAGTGAATTTTTAAAACACGCTATGGATAAACTATTATTAATAATACCTTTGGTCTTGGTATTTATTTTTATTTTAATATATATGGCACTAAAAAATCTAAAATACACTTTGATTATATTTTTTACTCTCCCTTTTGCTTTAAGTGGTGGACTCTTTTATATAGATTTTTTAGGGTTTAATCTATCTATTGCCGTAATTGTAGGATTTATGGCACTTTTAGGAGTTGCTGCTGAGACATCTATAGTTATGATGATATATTTAGATGAAGCATATAAGAAACTTACAAACAAAACAAAACAGAGTATAAAAGAGGCTATTTATCAAGGTGCTGTTTTAAGGCTAAGACCAAAACTAATGACCCTTTTTGCTATTTTAGGTGGACTTATTCCAATTATGTATATAAGCTCAGTAGGAAGTGAAATAATGCAAAGAGTAGCTGCTCCTATGATTGGTGGAATGCTTAGTTCAGCATTTCTAACTCTTTTTATTATTCCTACAATATTTTATATATTTATAGAAAAAAAAGCTCATCTATGA
- a CDS encoding TolC family protein encodes MQKVVFVLIITINSLFSNSINEIVNKSLENNFDIKSLEKSIEIANFQIKQAKNWQNPMLSFKTNNIALNKNYLNDQKEYGVEFSQAIPIGDRLNLEEGIAKKEKTLIEFDLEDKKLEFESKIYSYSYSILILENRLKLLKEYQKNLNRVEELYTNSYMYENTTLNEILNTKISKSELNMRLNELQTTKDNLYLNLELLSYEKIEKINDNLIIKDIDKKRVIESLNSHPKIKSLQTISQKYKDISKLEEAKKFSEVTLALEYMQNKEQDYANVTVSIPLPIYKTENINKLKANLNTNETNNKEQSQLKNLRVQSEIYLNNIEQYKANYNILQNEIIPIKRELQKSLENSLSFDKSRVEDILKSVNELIDYELKASEVLEKYFANYSELIYYSNRGVK; translated from the coding sequence ATGCAAAAGGTAGTTTTTGTTTTAATTATTACTATAAACTCACTATTTTCAAACTCTATAAATGAGATTGTAAATAAGAGCTTGGAAAATAATTTTGATATAAAAAGTCTTGAAAAATCTATTGAAATTGCAAATTTCCAAATAAAACAGGCAAAAAATTGGCAAAACCCGATGTTGAGTTTTAAGACAAATAATATTGCACTAAACAAAAATTACCTAAATGATCAAAAAGAGTATGGAGTGGAGTTTTCACAAGCAATTCCTATAGGTGATAGATTAAACCTTGAAGAGGGTATTGCTAAAAAAGAGAAAACTTTAATAGAGTTTGATTTAGAAGATAAAAAGCTTGAATTTGAGTCAAAAATCTACTCTTATTCATACTCAATCTTAATTTTAGAAAATAGACTAAAACTTCTAAAAGAGTACCAAAAAAATCTAAATAGGGTTGAAGAGCTATATACAAACTCATATATGTATGAAAATACAACTTTAAATGAGATATTAAATACAAAAATATCAAAGTCTGAGTTAAATATGAGGTTAAATGAACTACAAACTACAAAAGATAATTTATACCTAAATTTAGAGCTTTTAAGCTATGAGAAAATTGAAAAAATTAATGATAATCTTATTATAAAAGATATTGATAAAAAAAGAGTAATAGAGAGTTTAAACTCTCATCCAAAGATAAAATCTCTTCAAACAATAAGTCAAAAATATAAAGATATTTCAAAGCTTGAAGAGGCAAAGAAATTTAGTGAAGTAACCTTGGCTTTAGAGTATATGCAAAACAAAGAGCAAGATTATGCAAATGTTACAGTTTCTATTCCACTTCCAATATACAAAACAGAAAATATTAATAAATTAAAAGCGAATTTAAATACAAATGAGACAAACAATAAAGAGCAGAGTCAATTAAAAAATCTAAGAGTTCAATCTGAAATATACTTAAATAATATTGAACAATATAAAGCAAACTATAATATTTTACAAAATGAAATAATACCAATAAAAAGAGAGTTACAAAAGAGTTTAGAGAACTCTTTATCATTTGATAAATCAAGAGTTGAGGATATTTTAAAAAGCGTAAATGAGCTAATTGATTATGAACTAAAAGCTAGCGAAGTTTTAGAGAAATACTTTGCAAACTACAGCGAACTAATCTACTATTCAAACAGAGGTGTGAAATGA
- a CDS encoding phosphorylase family protein produces MIVSAGRNETFPFANSIGVGLIESTINLTKICLFNRPEFILFVGSAGSYGKYKIFDIIESKSSTNLELSFLQNFAYTPLDNAVKIDTNLTKSEIVVNSSNYISIDKTISKEFLNYNIDLENMEFFSVLSVAKEFEIPAFGIFVVTNYTDENAHKDFVKNHKAAMEKLFKYLEDKNIIKAKEAK; encoded by the coding sequence GTGATTGTATCTGCTGGAAGGAATGAAACATTTCCATTTGCAAATAGCATTGGAGTTGGTCTTATTGAAAGCACAATAAATCTTACAAAAATTTGTCTTTTTAACAGACCTGAGTTTATACTTTTTGTTGGAAGTGCTGGAAGTTATGGGAAATACAAAATTTTCGATATTATAGAGTCAAAAAGTTCAACTAATCTAGAGCTTTCATTTTTACAAAATTTTGCCTACACTCCACTTGATAATGCTGTAAAAATTGATACAAATTTAACAAAAAGTGAAATAGTTGTAAATAGTTCAAACTACATAAGTATAGATAAAACTATCTCAAAAGAGTTTTTAAACTACAATATTGATTTAGAGAATATGGAGTTTTTTTCAGTATTAAGTGTAGCAAAAGAGTTTGAGATACCTGCATTTGGTATTTTTGTAGTTACAAATTACACAGATGAAAATGCTCATAAAGATTTTGTAAAAAATCATAAAGCTGCTATGGAGAAGTTATTTAAATACTTAGAAGATAAAAATATAATAAAAGCAAAAGAGGCAAAATAG
- a CDS encoding FixH family protein, whose translation MKNLFKIFFALFLASSFLNADSLKEKFEVDGYSIELSSKRDLSAGSNEFYAKITKDGVLVKDAQVKAKFFMPEMPGMPYMEHEGVGTYKGDVYSFVINFCMDGTWQYNLRFKTADEKIHSIKSSVSF comes from the coding sequence ATGAAAAATCTATTTAAAATCTTTTTTGCCCTATTCTTGGCAAGTAGTTTTTTAAACGCAGACTCTTTAAAAGAGAAGTTTGAAGTTGATGGTTATAGTATTGAGCTAAGTAGTAAAAGAGATTTAAGTGCAGGAAGCAATGAGTTTTATGCAAAAATCACAAAAGATGGAGTTTTGGTAAAAGATGCTCAAGTAAAGGCAAAGTTTTTTATGCCAGAGATGCCAGGTATGCCATATATGGAACATGAAGGTGTTGGAACTTATAAAGGTGATGTTTATAGTTTTGTGATTAACTTTTGTATGGATGGAACATGGCAATATAATCTTAGATTTAAAACAGCAGATGAAAAGATTCACTCTATAAAAAGTAGTGTAAGTTTCTAA
- the gltX gene encoding glutamate--tRNA ligase translates to MVVTRFAPSPTGYLHIGGLRTALYSYLWARKNSGVFRLRIEDTDLARNSEDALKAIIEAFDWVGLSYDKEVEYQSKRTEIYKEYINKLLQSGNAYRCYMSKDELDRLRASQEANKQTPRYDGTWRPEEGKILPEIPEGIEPVIRIKAPTTGEIRFMDGVKGDIKFDASFVDDFVIARSNGMPTYNFVVTIDDMLMQMSDVIRGDDHLSNTPKQIVIYNALGVKHPNFYHVPMINNPEGKKLSKRDGAMDVMEYKRLGYLPEALLNFLVRLGWSNKDQEIFSMDEMLEFFDPKNINRSASAYNAEKLLWLNSEYIKNASNDRLEKELKFFDLDLSNCSKKEDILNLSKQRANTLIELKSSILLILNEPNSYEEAGVNKFVKEDTIEILKDYLALLERNQDSFSSIEALESLTKPFISDKGLKFPQIFQPIRLALTGSTQAPSVYDILFILGFDEVNKRVLKTLEKNFKNS, encoded by the coding sequence ATGGTAGTTACAAGATTTGCACCGAGTCCAACTGGGTATTTACATATAGGTGGACTTAGAACTGCACTATATAGTTATTTATGGGCTAGAAAGAATAGTGGAGTTTTTAGACTTAGAATTGAGGATACAGATTTAGCAAGAAATAGTGAAGATGCTTTAAAAGCTATAATTGAAGCCTTTGATTGGGTTGGGTTGTCTTATGATAAAGAGGTTGAGTACCAATCAAAAAGAACAGAGATTTATAAAGAGTACATAAATAAATTATTACAAAGTGGAAATGCTTATAGATGTTATATGAGTAAAGATGAACTTGATAGATTAAGAGCTTCTCAAGAAGCAAATAAACAAACTCCAAGATATGATGGTACATGGAGACCAGAAGAGGGAAAAATTTTACCAGAAATTCCTGAAGGTATTGAGCCAGTTATTAGAATAAAAGCACCAACAACAGGTGAAATTAGATTTATGGATGGAGTAAAAGGGGATATAAAATTTGATGCATCATTTGTTGATGATTTTGTAATTGCTAGAAGTAATGGTATGCCAACTTATAACTTTGTTGTAACAATTGATGATATGTTAATGCAAATGAGCGATGTAATAAGAGGAGATGACCACTTATCTAATACTCCAAAACAGATAGTAATTTATAATGCCCTAGGAGTAAAACATCCAAATTTCTACCATGTTCCTATGATAAATAACCCTGAAGGTAAAAAATTATCTAAAAGAGATGGTGCTATGGATGTAATGGAGTATAAAAGATTAGGTTATCTTCCAGAAGCACTTTTAAACTTTTTAGTAAGACTTGGTTGGTCAAACAAAGATCAAGAGATTTTTTCTATGGATGAGATGCTAGAATTCTTTGACCCAAAAAATATAAATAGATCAGCATCAGCTTATAATGCCGAGAAATTACTATGGTTAAATAGTGAGTATATAAAAAATGCTTCAAATGATAGATTAGAAAAAGAGTTGAAGTTTTTTGATTTAGATTTGAGTAATTGCTCTAAAAAAGAGGATATTTTAAATCTTTCAAAACAAAGAGCAAATACTCTAATAGAACTAAAAAGCTCAATTTTACTTATTTTAAATGAGCCAAATAGCTATGAAGAGGCTGGAGTTAATAAATTTGTAAAAGAGGATACTATAGAGATTTTAAAAGATTATTTAGCTCTTTTAGAAAGAAATCAAGATAGTTTCTCTAGTATTGAAGCATTAGAGAGTTTAACTAAACCGTTTATTAGTGACAAAGGTTTAAAGTTTCCTCAAATTTTCCAACCAATAAGATTAGCATTAACAGGTTCAACACAAGCTCCATCGGTTTATGACATACTTTTTATCTTAGGTTTTGATGAAGTTAATAAAAGAGTTTTAAAAACTTTAGAAAAAAATTTTAAAAACTCTTGA